One window of the Endomicrobium proavitum genome contains the following:
- the hydE gene encoding [FeFe] hydrogenase H-cluster radical SAM maturase HydE, whose translation MIFEEILNKVLKTNSLTENEILELLKTDKPQKLFAAADKVRKKNVGDEVHLRALIEFSNICKQNCLYCGLRRDNKKVDRYRLEPETIIDLAKKAKSYGYQTVVLQSGEDPYYTSDIMSQIISAIKKFDIAVTLSIGEKTFEEYKVYKDAGADRYLLRIETTDKDLYEKLDPQMSLENRKECIQNIKKLGYETGSGIIVGLPGQTLESIAKDILYLKSIPVDMAGIGPFILNPNTPLNDKVKSEKLKVELTANDQNNFELALKVMAILRLLMPDINIPATTAMETLNPDGRMIALQSGANVVMPNATEGEYRKLYELYPGKICVTDTPYKCRFCIESKINSIGRSISQGKGNSKSKEIL comes from the coding sequence ATGATTTTTGAAGAAATATTAAACAAAGTTTTAAAAACTAATTCTTTAACCGAAAATGAAATTTTAGAACTTTTAAAAACCGATAAGCCGCAAAAACTGTTTGCCGCCGCAGACAAAGTCCGCAAAAAAAACGTAGGCGACGAAGTGCATTTGCGCGCGCTGATAGAATTTTCAAATATCTGTAAACAAAATTGTCTCTACTGCGGGTTAAGACGAGACAATAAAAAAGTTGACCGTTACCGTCTTGAACCGGAAACCATAATTGATTTAGCAAAAAAAGCTAAAAGCTACGGATATCAAACGGTAGTTTTGCAGTCCGGCGAAGATCCTTATTACACTTCAGACATTATGTCTCAAATAATTTCGGCCATAAAAAAATTTGACATTGCCGTTACGTTAAGCATAGGCGAAAAAACTTTTGAAGAATATAAAGTCTACAAAGACGCAGGCGCCGACAGATATCTTTTGCGAATTGAAACCACAGACAAAGATTTATATGAAAAATTAGATCCGCAAATGAGCCTTGAAAACAGAAAAGAATGCATTCAAAATATAAAAAAACTCGGATATGAAACAGGCTCCGGAATTATTGTAGGGCTTCCCGGACAAACTCTTGAAAGCATTGCCAAAGATATACTTTATTTAAAATCTATTCCCGTTGATATGGCTGGAATTGGACCGTTTATTTTAAATCCGAATACTCCTCTTAACGACAAAGTGAAAAGTGAAAAGTTAAAAGTTGAATTAACGGCAAACGACCAAAACAATTTTGAGCTTGCGCTGAAAGTTATGGCTATTTTAAGATTATTAATGCCTGATATCAATATTCCTGCGACCACGGCTATGGAAACGTTGAACCCTGACGGACGCATGATTGCTTTGCAAAGCGGGGCAAATGTTGTTATGCCTAACGCCACCGAGGGCGAATACAGAAAACTTTATGAACTGTATCCGGGAAAAATTTGCGTTACAGACACTCCTTATAAGTGCAGATTTTGCATTGAAAGTAAAATAAATTCAATAGGCAGAAGCATATCGCAAGGAAAAGGAAATTCAAAAAGCAAGGAAATTCTATGA
- a CDS encoding DUF2752 domain-containing protein — MLFQNKFLKKYFGKINKVRLLIVAGCALLFYALPEKFILHDAPVLCIYRLLFDKECIGCGTTRAVYQVLHFKFERAFEFNSLIIVTFPLIVICTIAWIFQKRRRLKK, encoded by the coding sequence ATGTTATTTCAAAATAAGTTTTTAAAGAAATATTTTGGAAAAATAAACAAAGTCAGATTATTAATTGTTGCAGGCTGTGCGCTGTTATTTTACGCTTTACCTGAAAAATTTATTTTACACGATGCGCCCGTTCTTTGTATTTACAGACTGTTGTTTGACAAAGAATGCATAGGCTGCGGAACTACAAGAGCGGTTTATCAGGTTTTGCATTTCAAATTTGAAAGAGCGTTTGAATTTAACAGCTTAATAATTGTAACTTTCCCGCTGATTGTTATTTGCACAATAGCGTGGATTTTTCAAAAACGAAGAAGATTAAAGAAATAG
- a CDS encoding TM2 domain-containing protein, giving the protein MAKKANNAVKKVSKKSAENNEWLILFLLSIFLGTLGVDRFYVGKIGTGLLKLFTGGGCGVWWIIDIILIATNKFTDAKGHVISK; this is encoded by the coding sequence ATGGCTAAAAAAGCAAACAACGCCGTTAAAAAAGTCAGCAAGAAAAGCGCAGAAAATAACGAATGGCTTATTCTTTTTCTTTTGTCTATCTTCCTCGGAACTCTTGGAGTTGACAGATTCTACGTCGGTAAAATCGGAACGGGTCTTTTGAAATTGTTTACAGGCGGCGGATGCGGAGTATGGTGGATTATAGACATTATACTTATAGCAACCAACAAGTTTACAGACGCCAAAGGTCATGTTATTTCAAAATAA
- a CDS encoding PIG-L deacetylase family protein, with translation MAQLRFKHLFRIFEHIRPFLSYSIAADDSLYDRRILVIAPHQLDEAVGCGGTIIKHAQNGGHAEIVYCTHENPERMKESEAAASLLGSKRNHFLQFAARSLSGNKRFEETLASIIKRVKPNAVFLPFWFDNHKDHTAVSKALIKINKIVKLNFTVYAYGVWSPVMPNAIVDISSVWEQKQSAIECYKSQLASRDYVKIAQGLNSYWAEIKKPGMKYAETFFKLSAQEYIKLGRKIF, from the coding sequence ATGGCGCAACTCCGTTTTAAACATCTTTTCAGAATATTTGAACACATTCGGCCTTTTTTAAGTTACTCTATTGCCGCCGATGATTCTCTCTATGACAGACGTATTTTGGTAATAGCTCCGCACCAATTAGATGAAGCCGTAGGCTGCGGCGGAACTATAATTAAGCACGCGCAAAACGGCGGGCATGCGGAAATTGTTTACTGCACGCACGAAAACCCCGAGAGAATGAAAGAGTCGGAGGCTGCCGCGTCGCTGTTGGGCTCTAAAAGAAATCATTTTTTACAATTTGCCGCCAGAAGTTTAAGCGGAAATAAACGTTTTGAAGAAACGCTGGCTTCAATAATAAAAAGAGTTAAACCTAACGCGGTTTTTCTTCCGTTTTGGTTTGATAATCATAAAGACCACACCGCCGTATCTAAAGCGCTCATAAAAATAAATAAAATTGTAAAACTTAATTTTACGGTTTACGCTTACGGCGTTTGGTCGCCTGTTATGCCTAATGCCATAGTGGATATCTCAAGCGTTTGGGAACAAAAACAGAGCGCAATAGAATGCTATAAAAGCCAGCTTGCTTCAAGAGATTATGTGAAAATTGCGCAGGGCTTAAATTCTTATTGGGCGGAAATAAAAAAACCGGGAATGAAATACGCCGAAACATTTTTTAAATTAAGCGCTCAGGAATACATAAAGTTAGGGCGCAAAATATTTTAA
- the lpxK gene encoding tetraacyldisaccharide 4'-kinase, with translation MAKILYPFSIAYRALSALDRKVSAPRCLDAPVISVGNLTWGGTGKTPLVIELLKFLVKNNLKPVVLTRGYGRSGKIPLLLKNGAPKVNPANSGDEPLLIAKSVPEACVIVAADRYAAALSFRNKINPDVYVLDDGFQHWKIKRDLDIVCINASNPFGNGMLIPAGSLREKPSALKRAGLIIITNSDTVCAKRLLELKKEISKYSKAPVAFTYYGGLQYKKIDLKTNFNFKLLKNSKTAAISGIGFSEGFRKSVEKTGIVCEKFISLKDHKKYDKKMLEKIFASAGKESYFITTSKDAVKINAVLDEKNKKRVAVLTAAPQFKNGKEIWEKTILRKIKKR, from the coding sequence GTGGCAAAAATTTTATATCCGTTTTCAATAGCGTATCGCGCGTTGTCGGCGCTTGACAGAAAAGTTTCTGCGCCGCGCTGTCTTGATGCGCCTGTTATAAGCGTGGGAAATCTTACATGGGGCGGCACCGGTAAGACTCCGCTTGTTATTGAGTTGTTGAAGTTTCTTGTAAAAAATAATTTAAAACCCGTTGTTTTAACGCGCGGCTACGGGCGCAGCGGTAAAATTCCGTTATTATTAAAAAACGGCGCGCCAAAAGTTAATCCGGCAAACTCGGGCGATGAGCCGCTGTTAATTGCAAAAAGCGTTCCCGAGGCTTGCGTAATTGTTGCGGCAGACAGATATGCGGCGGCGTTGTCGTTTAGAAATAAAATAAATCCTGATGTGTATGTTCTTGACGACGGTTTTCAGCATTGGAAAATAAAAAGAGATTTGGATATTGTCTGCATAAACGCTTCAAACCCGTTTGGAAACGGAATGCTTATTCCCGCCGGAAGTTTAAGGGAAAAACCGTCGGCGTTAAAGAGAGCCGGGCTTATAATTATTACAAACTCGGATACGGTTTGCGCAAAACGTCTTTTGGAATTAAAAAAGGAAATATCAAAATACTCAAAAGCGCCCGTAGCGTTTACGTATTACGGCGGTTTGCAGTATAAAAAAATAGATTTAAAAACAAATTTTAATTTTAAGCTGTTAAAAAATTCTAAAACAGCCGCAATAAGCGGCATAGGTTTTTCCGAAGGTTTTAGAAAGTCCGTGGAAAAAACCGGCATAGTTTGCGAAAAATTTATATCTTTAAAAGATCATAAAAAATACGATAAAAAAATGTTAGAGAAAATTTTTGCGTCCGCGGGTAAAGAAAGTTATTTTATAACAACTTCAAAAGACGCGGTTAAAATAAATGCTGTTTTAGACGAGAAAAACAAAAAACGCGTAGCTGTTCTTACGGCTGCGCCGCAATTTAAAAACGGAAAGGAAATATGGGAAAAAACAATTCTAAGAAAAATAAAAAAACGTTAA
- a CDS encoding D-glycero-alpha-D-manno-heptose-1,7-bisphosphate 7-phosphatase: MGKNNSKKNKKTLTPAVFLDRDGTVIFDRNYLSSPKQVKLYAYAADSINKLRNAGFKVIVVTNQSGVGRGMFTQKDLKKVNDKFIFLLKKSGAKIDGLYYCPHIDEDKCLCRKPNTGMVLQAAKDHGIDLKNSYTVGDSVRDYLLGNNSGGKGVLVLTGHGKKQVEKVKNEKIKPLSVCKTLKHATELIINDAKKT, from the coding sequence ATGGGAAAAAACAATTCTAAGAAAAATAAAAAAACGTTAACGCCGGCCGTGTTTTTAGACCGCGACGGCACCGTAATATTTGACAGAAATTACTTAAGCTCGCCAAAACAGGTGAAACTTTACGCTTATGCGGCAGACAGCATAAATAAGCTTCGCAATGCGGGTTTTAAAGTTATAGTTGTTACAAATCAATCCGGAGTGGGCAGAGGAATGTTTACGCAAAAAGATTTGAAAAAAGTAAACGACAAATTTATATTTCTTCTTAAAAAAAGCGGCGCAAAAATAGACGGACTTTATTATTGTCCTCATATTGACGAAGATAAATGCTTGTGCAGAAAACCAAACACGGGCATGGTTTTGCAAGCCGCTAAAGATCACGGCATAGATTTAAAAAATTCTTATACGGTGGGCGATAGCGTCAGAGATTATCTTTTAGGCAATAATTCCGGAGGCAAAGGCGTTTTGGTGTTAACGGGGCACGGAAAAAAACAGGTTGAAAAAGTAAAAAACGAGAAAATAAAACCTTTATCCGTGTGCAAAACGTTAAAACATGCAACGGAGCTGATAATAAATGATGCTAAAAAAACTTAG
- a CDS encoding DUF3108 domain-containing protein gives MFKATGKMQVWITNDDKKIPVHVKVKIPIGSATASLEAIE, from the coding sequence ATTTTTAAAGCTACGGGAAAAATGCAGGTTTGGATTACAAACGACGACAAAAAAATTCCCGTTCACGTAAAAGTAAAAATTCCTATAGGTTCCGCCACGGCGTCGCTGGAAGCAATAGAGTAA
- a CDS encoding cation diffusion facilitator family transporter, with protein MPQKNAASAAKLSMVSNTCLTLGKLITGLLIGSISIISEAAHSLVDLIAAFIAFAAIKESAKPADNEHPYGHGKFENISGSVEALLIFAAAVYIIYEAVSRLISPNPVRMPLVGALVMFVSAAVNFFVSQRLFKIAKETDSIALEADGWHLRADVWTSVGVMSALLIITLLKLLKVGGNFAWIDPAAALVVALMIIKTAVKLTVKSVRDLFDVSLPDEEVAEIENIIRAQAHIISGCHDLKTRKAGNKRFVEFHILVNPKMTVLQSHEITRELEKQISLKLENSTITIHVEPCDYTCTPKCRTGCLVKIIDN; from the coding sequence ATGCCGCAAAAAAATGCAGCGTCCGCAGCAAAGCTTTCAATGGTTTCAAACACGTGTCTTACGCTTGGAAAGCTTATAACGGGTTTGCTCATAGGTTCAATTTCAATAATATCCGAAGCCGCTCATTCTTTAGTAGATTTGATAGCGGCTTTTATTGCTTTTGCAGCTATTAAAGAATCCGCAAAACCTGCTGATAACGAGCACCCTTACGGGCACGGAAAATTTGAAAATATATCGGGTTCTGTGGAAGCTCTTTTAATTTTTGCCGCTGCTGTGTACATAATTTATGAAGCTGTTTCAAGACTTATTTCGCCAAACCCGGTGCGCATGCCTTTGGTGGGCGCGCTTGTAATGTTTGTATCGGCAGCGGTTAATTTTTTTGTATCGCAAAGGTTATTTAAGATTGCAAAAGAAACAGATTCAATAGCTTTGGAAGCCGACGGCTGGCATTTGCGCGCGGACGTGTGGACGTCTGTGGGAGTAATGAGCGCGCTGTTAATTATAACGCTGTTAAAATTGTTAAAAGTCGGCGGAAATTTTGCATGGATAGATCCGGCGGCGGCGCTTGTTGTTGCCTTAATGATAATAAAAACGGCGGTTAAACTTACCGTAAAATCGGTCAGAGATTTGTTTGACGTTAGTTTGCCCGACGAAGAAGTTGCCGAGATAGAAAATATAATAAGAGCCCAGGCGCACATAATTTCCGGCTGTCACGATTTAAAAACAAGAAAGGCGGGAAACAAAAGGTTTGTGGAGTTTCACATACTTGTAAACCCTAAAATGACGGTTCTGCAGTCTCACGAAATTACAAGAGAGTTGGAAAAACAAATTTCTTTAAAACTGGAAAACTCTACAATAACCATTCACGTTGAACCCTGCGATTACACATGCACTCCAAAATGCCGCACGGGGTGTCTTGTAAAGATAATTGATAATTGA
- a CDS encoding deoxyribonuclease IV, with product MIRFGIHASLRNGFQNAIDQASSLGCESMQIFTKSPRVWNSKKYSENEISDFKRSLKKANLFPLIVHTFYLQNLATSNEILYKKSFDAFQKDLLLANEIGAKYYVVHPGSYSEFSNIADGIKKITNSINKIYSQNKIDTILLLENLAGEGRKIGSNFTELAAIIDDVKDKLKIAICFDTAHAFGAGYDLSDPKKIDLMLKDFDAKIGLNKLKVIHFNDSKMACGSKKDRHEHLGKGLIGAKGLKHFVQAVKNTAEAAIIETPKEPENADRLNLEQLFKWRKQ from the coding sequence ATGATACGCTTTGGCATACACGCATCTTTGCGAAACGGGTTTCAAAACGCAATAGACCAAGCCTCGTCGCTTGGCTGTGAAAGTATGCAAATTTTTACAAAAAGCCCGCGGGTTTGGAACAGCAAAAAATATTCCGAAAACGAAATTTCAGATTTTAAACGTTCGCTAAAAAAAGCAAACCTTTTCCCTCTTATAGTTCACACGTTTTACCTGCAAAACCTTGCAACTTCCAACGAAATACTCTACAAAAAATCTTTTGACGCTTTTCAAAAAGATTTGCTTTTGGCAAATGAAATAGGCGCAAAGTATTACGTTGTCCACCCGGGGTCTTATTCCGAGTTTTCAAATATTGCAGACGGCATTAAAAAAATTACAAACTCCATAAATAAAATTTATTCGCAAAATAAAATAGATACTATTTTACTTTTAGAAAATTTAGCCGGCGAAGGAAGAAAAATAGGTTCTAATTTTACGGAACTTGCCGCAATAATAGACGATGTTAAAGACAAATTAAAAATTGCGATATGTTTTGACACAGCTCACGCTTTCGGCGCCGGATATGATTTATCCGATCCTAAAAAAATAGATTTAATGTTAAAGGATTTTGACGCAAAGATAGGGCTGAACAAACTGAAAGTAATTCATTTTAACGACTCAAAAATGGCATGCGGATCAAAAAAAGACAGACATGAACATTTGGGAAAAGGTTTGATAGGCGCTAAAGGATTAAAGCATTTTGTGCAGGCAGTAAAAAACACAGCCGAAGCCGCAATTATAGAAACTCCGAAAGAACCGGAGAATGCGGACAGGTTGAATTTAGAACAGTTGTTTAAGTGGCGAAAGCAGTAA
- a CDS encoding Tex family protein, translating into MSAKQIIEWISSELSLGEAGVKNTVSMLSDGDTVPFISRYRKEKTGNLTEVNVRDISDKLQYYIELEARKETILKSIEEQKKLTPELKAKIENCREKTKLEDLYLPYKPKRQTKATVAKAAGLEPLAVEILAQTLSMKEDRQKFLEKYLNEEKGIDTIEKAVIGAIDIIAEQISDDANIRGKLRTFITSTGQIRSKATKAAANIKTKFEMYYDYAEPLKTVPGHRLLAIRRATKEEVLTWKIVVEDDKAVDLILTSVAKNNRSLFYPELFTAVQTAYDRHLYPSLQVEIFLSKMESVDADAINVFATNAKNLLLAAPAGHKIIMGVDPGFRTGCKVAVTDVNGNFKEYHAIFPHEPALRTKEAEEVLVDLIEEYYVELIAVGNGTASRETINFINNVLKNHTFKIQPKIVTVSEAGASVYSASPLAVAEFPNLDVTVRGAISIARRLQDPLAELVKIDPKSIGVGQYQHDVNQAQLKKQLDDTVESAVNFVGANLNSASAELLSYISGISKTVAKNIVSYRTKNGSFKDKTELKKVTGLGDKTFTQCAGFLRIPDGVNSLDNSAVHPESYGAVEKMAKDLNVKISELIGNDALIKNINPANYVTPEIGLLTLNDIIAELKKPGVDPRKDFSTAEFSEQITDIKDLQENMVLNGTVTNVTNFGAFVDIGVHQDGLIHISKLSSKFVKNPYEVVSVGDTIKVRVLKVDAELKRISLEAVGK; encoded by the coding sequence ATGAGCGCTAAACAAATTATAGAATGGATTTCTTCCGAATTATCTCTTGGCGAAGCAGGCGTTAAAAATACCGTTTCAATGCTTTCAGACGGCGACACGGTGCCGTTTATCTCGCGCTACAGAAAAGAAAAAACCGGCAATTTAACCGAAGTAAACGTGCGCGACATTTCCGATAAACTTCAATACTATATAGAGCTTGAAGCAAGAAAAGAAACAATTTTAAAAAGCATAGAAGAGCAGAAAAAACTCACCCCCGAACTTAAAGCCAAAATTGAAAACTGCAGAGAAAAAACAAAACTTGAAGACCTCTATCTTCCGTATAAACCAAAACGCCAAACAAAAGCCACAGTTGCAAAAGCCGCCGGGCTTGAACCGTTAGCCGTAGAAATTTTAGCGCAAACTTTGTCTATGAAAGAAGACAGACAAAAATTTCTTGAAAAATACTTAAATGAAGAAAAAGGCATAGACACAATTGAAAAAGCCGTTATCGGCGCAATAGATATTATTGCCGAGCAAATTTCCGACGATGCCAACATAAGAGGAAAATTAAGAACGTTTATAACTTCCACGGGGCAAATACGTTCTAAAGCCACAAAAGCCGCGGCAAATATAAAAACAAAATTTGAAATGTATTACGATTACGCCGAACCGTTGAAAACCGTCCCCGGACACAGACTTCTTGCAATAAGGCGCGCAACAAAAGAAGAAGTTTTAACGTGGAAAATAGTCGTTGAAGACGATAAAGCCGTAGATTTAATTTTAACGTCGGTAGCCAAAAATAACCGTTCGCTTTTTTACCCCGAACTTTTTACCGCCGTTCAAACGGCTTACGACAGACATCTTTATCCGTCTTTACAAGTTGAAATATTTTTATCCAAAATGGAATCCGTCGACGCCGACGCAATAAACGTTTTTGCAACAAACGCCAAAAACCTGCTTCTTGCAGCGCCCGCCGGACATAAAATTATTATGGGCGTAGACCCCGGCTTTAGAACCGGCTGCAAAGTTGCGGTTACCGACGTAAACGGAAATTTTAAAGAGTATCACGCAATATTTCCGCACGAACCCGCGCTTCGCACAAAAGAAGCCGAAGAAGTTTTAGTTGACCTTATAGAAGAGTATTACGTAGAACTTATAGCCGTAGGAAACGGAACCGCATCGCGGGAAACAATAAATTTTATAAATAACGTTTTAAAAAATCATACTTTTAAAATTCAGCCGAAAATTGTAACCGTAAGCGAAGCCGGCGCGTCCGTTTACTCGGCGTCGCCGCTTGCCGTGGCGGAATTTCCGAATTTAGATGTTACCGTCCGAGGCGCCATAAGCATAGCAAGGCGCCTGCAAGACCCGCTGGCGGAACTTGTAAAAATTGACCCGAAATCCATAGGCGTAGGGCAGTATCAGCACGACGTAAACCAAGCGCAGCTAAAAAAACAGCTTGACGACACGGTAGAATCTGCGGTAAATTTTGTGGGAGCAAATTTAAATTCCGCATCCGCAGAACTTTTATCGTATATTTCAGGCATATCTAAAACCGTGGCAAAAAATATTGTAAGTTACAGAACAAAAAACGGATCGTTTAAAGATAAAACGGAACTTAAAAAAGTTACCGGACTTGGCGACAAAACTTTTACGCAGTGCGCAGGTTTTTTAAGAATTCCCGACGGAGTAAACTCTTTGGATAATTCTGCCGTCCACCCTGAAAGCTACGGAGCCGTTGAAAAAATGGCTAAAGATTTAAACGTTAAAATTTCTGAACTTATAGGAAACGACGCGTTAATAAAAAACATAAACCCAGCAAACTACGTAACGCCTGAAATTGGGCTTTTAACTTTAAACGACATAATTGCGGAATTAAAAAAACCCGGCGTTGACCCGAGAAAAGATTTTTCCACGGCGGAATTTAGCGAACAAATAACCGATATTAAAGATTTGCAGGAAAACATGGTTTTAAACGGCACCGTAACAAACGTTACAAATTTCGGCGCGTTTGTTGACATAGGCGTTCACCAAGACGGCTTAATTCACATATCAAAATTAAGTTCCAAATTTGTAAAAAACCCATACGAAGTTGTTTCCGTAGGAGACACAATAAAAGTAAGAGTTTTAAAAGTTGACGCAGAATTAAAAAGAATAAGCCTGGAAGCAGTAGGAAAGTAA